In a genomic window of Spirosoma agri:
- a CDS encoding discoidin domain-containing protein, whose product MSNPVSEITLTTGGYGTKGFTFSVLSNEAGHLDDKREQVEDPYFDKDYNNDPFVAGIVYRFLGYHPVHMADEELIRVVFKETGGYDIVDPSEENSTGSSSLTSLVARSNDLDRDAVYRAFLRSLAPETLLLLGQTVLTTISANPSLKQLFCAIAATCNLSGTVTKTYTATNIIQWSPVSILAPLYDASLDFVNCSQCGGWVYDLNNLNTPAKLRVFINGIFAGIATATFARPEVADVLGLSGATTHICGWTFTIPDVFKNGEPITVEIRPLSGTTAFRYSPRTSDFACVSLSNLIDVAVDATVTAPDSGFGPIWVAEHLTDDDPDSAYTTPCVGETEPVTIRVDLGGTAAPQQIRLVPNNFSDGADWLPVDYQLSGSTDGITWFVLATVTNQARTTQEIVLPVETDLDANYRSLRYVRLVTSKNSNAGGACNYVRLNSIRIMAPSKTPDGGTPPTRLPKKLEILGPLGQNEGAQTNQKVWLTYTNGDTEDVTAASNKTTGGDFSLTWGADGVLFAAVNSTPNDTRSPTLTAAYLGLNASKVIQIYDASITRYITGYRIDRIETSQAIIEGGPQAHFKVVALFNQAPLEEQYTESGAYSINTPYPDGMTATTGMNAIGTVTLPMGSITANLTRTLRFTFPAGGGYVEKLIDLINVADTAVFDKYEIVGPTEAVEGGSDPEYSIDAVYTNGSRQNYIDSQGAYGLFEPYPPGVDLIALADSRTKIHTPINSITADVPGKIFFTFGNGAVIEKAIVFKNVANQTTPLSIAKVTVFHPTGWHSILPSSGTVSENLVILVRIEGTNAANADVRSRYLQSRNDATYGVMQKLDYNAQTSWGTLPPGYTHVTFFADEDFSNTTRALNIFAVKLQTVANSEVQPHYLPQASTPDHTTVQLYPL is encoded by the coding sequence ATGAGCAATCCCGTTTCTGAAATCACCCTGACGACGGGTGGCTATGGTACCAAGGGCTTCACCTTTTCGGTGTTGTCCAATGAGGCTGGCCACCTGGACGATAAACGGGAGCAGGTTGAGGATCCATACTTCGATAAGGATTACAACAATGACCCGTTCGTGGCGGGAATCGTTTACCGGTTTCTGGGCTACCATCCGGTTCACATGGCGGACGAGGAGCTGATTCGGGTGGTCTTCAAGGAGACGGGTGGCTACGATATTGTCGATCCGAGTGAAGAGAATTCGACCGGCTCATCCTCGCTGACCTCCCTGGTTGCCCGGTCGAACGATCTGGACCGGGATGCTGTGTATCGCGCCTTTTTGCGAAGCCTGGCACCCGAAACGCTGCTGTTGTTAGGGCAAACGGTGCTTACTACCATAAGCGCTAATCCAAGCCTGAAGCAACTGTTCTGTGCTATCGCGGCAACCTGCAACCTATCGGGTACGGTTACCAAAACATATACGGCAACCAACATTATCCAATGGTCGCCGGTCAGCATCCTGGCCCCCCTCTATGATGCCTCACTGGATTTCGTTAACTGTTCTCAGTGTGGCGGCTGGGTGTATGATCTTAATAATCTCAATACGCCCGCCAAGCTGCGGGTCTTCATCAACGGCATTTTTGCGGGTATTGCCACGGCTACGTTCGCCCGGCCCGAAGTGGCTGACGTACTAGGGCTATCCGGCGCGACTACGCACATCTGCGGCTGGACGTTTACTATTCCCGATGTGTTCAAAAACGGGGAGCCTATTACCGTCGAGATTCGCCCCCTGTCCGGCACAACTGCCTTCCGGTATTCACCCAGAACGTCGGATTTCGCCTGCGTGAGTCTGAGTAATCTGATTGATGTAGCAGTCGATGCGACCGTAACCGCGCCTGATTCGGGCTTTGGGCCGATCTGGGTCGCCGAGCATTTGACCGACGATGATCCGGATTCGGCTTATACCACCCCTTGCGTAGGGGAAACCGAGCCCGTTACCATTCGCGTCGATCTGGGCGGAACGGCTGCCCCCCAGCAGATTCGGCTAGTGCCGAACAATTTTTCAGATGGTGCCGATTGGCTACCAGTAGATTATCAGCTCAGCGGCTCCACGGATGGGATTACCTGGTTTGTGCTGGCAACAGTTACCAACCAAGCGCGTACCACCCAGGAAATCGTTTTGCCCGTTGAGACGGATCTTGATGCCAATTACCGATCCCTGCGCTACGTTCGACTGGTCACCAGCAAGAACAGTAATGCCGGCGGGGCTTGTAACTACGTCCGGCTGAATTCCATCCGGATCATGGCGCCCAGTAAGACTCCAGACGGCGGTACACCACCTACCCGTCTGCCTAAAAAGCTGGAAATACTGGGTCCATTGGGTCAGAACGAAGGCGCACAGACCAACCAAAAAGTGTGGCTGACCTACACCAACGGTGATACGGAGGATGTAACGGCTGCATCAAATAAAACTACGGGTGGTGATTTCTCCCTGACGTGGGGTGCCGACGGGGTGCTATTTGCCGCCGTTAACTCAACGCCAAACGATACCCGCAGCCCGACGCTTACGGCGGCTTATCTGGGCCTGAATGCCAGCAAAGTCATTCAGATCTATGACGCATCAATTACAAGGTACATCACGGGTTACCGCATCGATCGCATTGAAACGTCGCAGGCCATTATTGAAGGAGGGCCCCAGGCTCACTTTAAAGTAGTGGCGCTCTTCAATCAGGCGCCACTCGAAGAGCAGTACACGGAATCGGGTGCCTACTCGATCAATACGCCGTATCCGGATGGTATGACGGCCACTACGGGCATGAATGCGATCGGCACGGTAACCCTGCCAATGGGTTCAATTACTGCCAACCTGACCCGTACGCTTCGTTTCACCTTCCCGGCCGGTGGTGGCTACGTCGAGAAGCTGATCGATTTGATCAACGTAGCGGACACGGCTGTTTTTGATAAATATGAAATCGTTGGTCCGACTGAAGCCGTCGAAGGGGGCAGTGATCCAGAGTATTCAATTGACGCAGTATACACCAACGGCAGCCGGCAGAACTACATCGATTCGCAAGGGGCGTATGGCCTCTTTGAGCCCTACCCACCGGGCGTTGATTTGATTGCCCTGGCCGATTCGCGTACTAAAATCCATACCCCAATCAATTCGATCACCGCCGATGTGCCGGGTAAAATCTTCTTCACCTTCGGCAACGGGGCGGTCATTGAGAAGGCCATCGTTTTCAAGAATGTGGCCAATCAAACCACGCCCCTGAGCATCGCCAAGGTAACGGTGTTTCACCCAACCGGCTGGCATTCGATCTTACCGTCTTCCGGCACGGTGTCGGAAAACCTGGTTATTCTGGTCAGGATTGAGGGTACTAATGCGGCTAACGCAGACGTGCGGTCGCGCTACCTACAATCCAGAAATGATGCCACCTACGGGGTAATGCAGAAACTGGATTACAACGCCCAGACCAGCTGGGGCACGCTGCCGCCGGGCTATACGCACGTGACTTTCTTCGCCGATGAGGACTTTTCCAACACCACCCGGGCGCTGAACATTTTCGCCGTCAAGCTGCAAACGGTGGCGAATTCCGAGGTGCAGCCCCACTACCTGCCGCAGGCCAGTACGCCCGATCACACAACCGTTCAACTCTACCCGCTGTAG
- a CDS encoding helix-turn-helix domain-containing protein, which produces MNDIKLLVGQQIREARKVKGLTQKELGEKLGVGEPTVNGYESGKQNLTIETLQKIANAIEVEVNTFFK; this is translated from the coding sequence ATGAATGATATTAAGCTATTAGTTGGCCAACAGATTCGGGAAGCGCGCAAAGTGAAAGGGCTGACTCAGAAGGAGCTGGGCGAGAAGCTGGGGGTGGGAGAACCTACAGTGAATGGTTATGAAAGCGGCAAGCAAAATCTTACAATTGAGACTCTTCAAAAGATCGCAAATGCGATAGAAGTAGAAGTTAATACTTTCTTCAAATAG
- a CDS encoding HNH endonuclease — protein MSKQLVQHKGLSRTALVRLIRRLDLYEQWKRAVFIRDRFTCQHCGARNGRKRVIEADHIISLTQLVKDNNVGSIEGAAACLALWDIGNGRTLCHTCHEQTESYPIQLRKKKTSYASKSRNSRRGAIKNC, from the coding sequence ATGAGCAAGCAACTTGTTCAGCACAAGGGTTTGTCTCGCACAGCCCTTGTGCGCTTGATTCGTCGGCTTGATCTGTACGAACAATGGAAACGGGCAGTGTTCATTCGTGACCGCTTTACGTGCCAGCACTGCGGAGCCAGAAACGGGCGAAAACGCGTTATTGAGGCCGACCATATTATCAGTCTCACTCAATTGGTAAAAGACAACAACGTAGGCTCAATCGAAGGGGCTGCTGCGTGTCTAGCCTTGTGGGATATTGGCAACGGACGGACGCTGTGCCACACCTGCCATGAGCAGACAGAATCATATCCAATACAACTTAGAAAAAAGAAAACATCATATGCCAGCAAGAGTCGTAATTCCCGAAGAGGTGCTATCAAAAATTGTTGA